A window of the Chloroflexus sp. Y-396-1 genome harbors these coding sequences:
- a CDS encoding NUDIX hydrolase: MREFGLTLLYRWLILLRFVAWRVFRPRAIGVRVVVRRGDEFLLVRHRGGVAPWGLPGGAIDWGEAPADAARREVMEESGCPVTITGLHGVFHYLAHGLSDYIIVFTAVADGSALPPVGDLEICDARFFHPDQLPVGVEAGSVRRIAEARRGESGLFTSW; this comes from the coding sequence ATGCGCGAATTTGGGCTGACCCTACTCTATCGCTGGTTAATTCTTTTGCGCTTCGTCGCATGGCGTGTGTTTCGTCCCCGCGCTATTGGTGTTCGGGTTGTGGTACGACGTGGCGATGAGTTTTTGTTGGTACGTCACCGGGGTGGGGTGGCGCCATGGGGCTTACCTGGAGGCGCAATTGATTGGGGCGAGGCGCCGGCTGATGCGGCCCGTCGTGAGGTCATGGAAGAGAGCGGTTGCCCGGTAACGATTACGGGTTTGCATGGAGTGTTCCACTATCTGGCTCATGGCCTAAGTGATTATATTATTGTGTTCACAGCGGTGGCCGATGGATCAGCACTGCCACCAGTCGGTGATCTTGAAATTTGCGATGCACGCTTCTTCCACCCTGATCAGTTGCCGGTAGGGGTTGAGGCCGGGAGTGTACGCCGCATTGCTGAGGCACGTCGTGGTGAGAGTGGTTTGTTTACGTCGTGGTGA
- a CDS encoding gamma-glutamyl-gamma-aminobutyrate hydrolase family protein, with the protein MNTQLRPLIGITAMSVGNSTDGRELQAVRPTYLRAIEAAGGIPLIIYLSDDLDAIRHLYNYCAGILLPGGDDVDPAYYDEAPHPKLGNIDRQRDAVEIALTRWARADRKPLLGICRGLQVINVALGGSLYQDIPAQLDTSIDHRANSRTRAWTELTHTLTIRADSRLAAILQTTHIGCNTMHHQAIKQLAPDVQITAHAPDGIIEAFEATDDHYLMAVQCHPEHLWDSSEPRWQALFIDFVSACRERLTQHGQSA; encoded by the coding sequence ATGAATACTCAACTCCGTCCTTTGATCGGCATTACCGCAATGTCGGTCGGCAACAGTACCGATGGGCGTGAGCTGCAAGCGGTACGTCCAACGTACCTGCGCGCCATTGAAGCCGCCGGTGGTATTCCGCTTATCATCTATCTGAGTGATGATTTGGATGCGATTCGCCATCTGTACAACTACTGTGCCGGTATCTTACTACCGGGTGGCGATGATGTTGATCCGGCTTACTATGACGAAGCACCCCATCCCAAGCTAGGGAACATAGATCGCCAACGCGATGCAGTCGAGATCGCATTGACCCGCTGGGCGCGGGCAGATCGCAAACCGCTGCTCGGCATTTGTCGAGGCTTGCAGGTCATTAACGTGGCCCTCGGTGGATCGCTCTACCAGGATATTCCTGCTCAGCTTGACACCTCCATCGACCATCGTGCAAATAGCCGCACTCGGGCCTGGACCGAGCTTACCCATACATTGACCATTCGCGCCGACTCGCGGCTGGCCGCAATCTTGCAAACCACGCATATCGGCTGCAATACGATGCACCATCAGGCCATCAAGCAGCTCGCACCTGATGTGCAGATCACCGCTCACGCCCCTGACGGTATCATCGAGGCCTTTGAAGCAACCGATGATCACTACCTCATGGCCGTGCAATGTCATCCCGAACATCTGTGGGATAGTAGTGAACCGCGCTGGCAAGCACTCTTTATTGATTTTGTTTCCGCATGTCGGGAACGTCTGACGCAGCATGGGCAGTCGGCGTAA
- the dtd gene encoding D-aminoacyl-tRNA deacylase gives MRAVIQRVSEASVTVDGQVVGAIGRGLLILLGVSHTDTATDAALLADKIAQLRIFSDQEGKFNLSVLDVGGEALVVSQFTLYADTRKGRRPSFTAAARPEIAAPLVDAFVDALRAHNIRVATGVFGAMMQVALINDGPVTLVIDSVDLQMPRRARSSS, from the coding sequence ATGCGTGCCGTCATTCAACGTGTCAGTGAAGCATCGGTAACGGTTGATGGTCAGGTTGTTGGTGCAATTGGTCGTGGGTTATTGATTCTCCTTGGTGTAAGCCATACCGATACCGCAACTGATGCTGCGCTGCTGGCCGATAAAATTGCGCAACTCCGCATTTTTAGCGACCAGGAGGGAAAATTCAATCTCTCTGTACTCGATGTTGGTGGTGAGGCATTAGTTGTATCGCAGTTCACCCTTTACGCTGACACGCGCAAAGGTCGCCGACCCAGTTTTACGGCTGCGGCCCGTCCTGAAATCGCTGCCCCACTTGTGGATGCCTTTGTGGATGCTTTACGCGCCCATAACATCCGTGTTGCGACCGGTGTCTTCGGGGCAATGATGCAGGTTGCCCTGATCAATGATGGCCCGGTAACCCTGGTCATTGATAGTGTAGACCTCCAAATGCCACGCCGTGCCCGATCATCGAGCTAG
- a CDS encoding gamma-glutamyl-gamma-aminobutyrate hydrolase family protein gives MTPLIGISCGTFRDRDWCPPSYGHRQTYIDAVLQAGGAPLLIPPLLDAATLRTIYERLDGVLLAGGGDIAPNHYGDQPHERLGTIDPPRDLTELRLARWAAAEGKPLLGICRGVQLINVALGGSLYQDIPSQIDTTIDHNLSYTREDWTFLAHPIAIAADSRLAQMLGTTHLMINSLHHQAVRRVATGLRAVAWAPDGVIEALESEGPTFIIGVQGHPEALQATVDPRWQNLFAAFVQSCGDHHRQSRAA, from the coding sequence ATGACACCTCTGATCGGAATATCGTGCGGTACCTTTCGTGATCGCGATTGGTGTCCGCCATCATATGGTCATCGCCAAACATATATCGACGCTGTTTTGCAGGCCGGCGGTGCACCCCTTTTAATTCCCCCGCTACTTGACGCTGCGACATTGCGCACCATCTACGAACGACTCGATGGTGTTCTGCTCGCCGGTGGTGGCGATATTGCACCAAATCACTACGGCGATCAACCGCACGAACGACTCGGAACAATCGATCCTCCACGTGATCTGACCGAACTTCGCCTGGCACGCTGGGCCGCTGCCGAAGGGAAACCTCTGCTTGGCATCTGTCGTGGCGTGCAGTTGATTAACGTGGCCCTCGGCGGATCGCTGTACCAGGATATTCCTTCGCAGATCGACACAACCATTGACCACAATCTTTCATATACGCGCGAAGATTGGACGTTTCTGGCACATCCGATTGCGATTGCTGCTGACTCGCGCCTGGCCCAGATGTTGGGAACAACTCATCTGATGATCAATTCGCTGCACCATCAGGCAGTGCGCCGTGTGGCGACCGGCTTACGTGCTGTTGCTTGGGCACCCGATGGTGTAATTGAAGCGCTAGAGAGTGAAGGGCCGACCTTTATCATTGGCGTGCAGGGTCATCCTGAAGCCTTGCAGGCAACCGTTGATCCGCGCTGGCAGAATCTCTTTGCTGCATTTGTACAAAGCTGCGGCGATCATCACCGTCAGAGTCGTGCTGCATAA
- a CDS encoding SpoIIE family protein phosphatase — protein sequence MKFSWGAAIRPKTGQSVSGDAYVILPFVDNHLLAAVIDGLGGGEAAAEAAQRAVSVLERQPTLELTELMNQADRALAGSRGAVMALLRLNARDRSAEFVGVGNIGVQVYSDLPIKPISKNGIVGYRLPQLLRMTYTYNSGDIFVLYSDGISSRFTTERPPDLHQPPQQIADEILQRFGKDNDDATVVVIRCE from the coding sequence ATGAAATTTTCGTGGGGAGCAGCTATCCGTCCGAAAACGGGGCAAAGCGTCAGTGGCGATGCGTATGTCATTCTTCCGTTCGTGGACAACCACCTCTTAGCAGCGGTGATTGACGGGCTTGGCGGTGGAGAAGCCGCTGCCGAAGCTGCGCAGCGAGCAGTGAGTGTTCTTGAACGTCAGCCTACTCTGGAACTGACAGAATTGATGAATCAGGCTGATCGTGCACTTGCCGGTAGTCGTGGCGCAGTGATGGCTCTGCTGCGTCTCAATGCCAGAGACCGTTCCGCTGAGTTTGTAGGTGTGGGCAACATTGGTGTGCAAGTCTACAGTGATCTGCCTATCAAGCCAATATCGAAAAACGGTATCGTCGGCTATCGTTTGCCACAACTCTTGCGTATGACCTATACTTACAATTCGGGCGACATCTTCGTTTTATATAGTGATGGGATTTCGAGTCGATTCACAACCGAGCGACCACCTGATCTCCATCAGCCACCGCAGCAGATTGCCGATGAGATTTTGCAACGCTTCGGGAAAGATAATGATGATGCGACCGTTGTTGTGATACGTTGTGAATAA
- a CDS encoding PIN/TRAM domain-containing protein, giving the protein MRLGLDLLVRLLGFGWMAYLGFWIGRSLSGPNPTSEQIQATVLLALAGGGLGLILAPRIIVDPLRSLFRQARTIPLYEVILVALGVVFGSVVGALLTVPLTTLPAPYGNLLPTIVTAILIYFSASLLYLRKREFVELINRWQQQRTPASTITAVPAELPPSSPPERRYLIDTSAIIDGRIAAVARTGFLEGTLLIPSFVLTELQMLADSNDDLRRQKGRRGLDLLNQMQQSSLLPIEIVHYDLPDALRVDDKLIELARQHRCPIITNDYNLHRVAGLQGVTVLSINQLSDALRPPVAQDQRLQILIRNEGNARQQGVGFLDDGTPVIVENARHLIGQTIEVVVTRIHQTQTGRLVFAVPVEEE; this is encoded by the coding sequence ATGAGACTAGGTCTCGATCTTCTCGTGCGCCTGCTTGGCTTTGGCTGGATGGCATATCTTGGCTTCTGGATCGGGCGCTCGCTCTCAGGGCCAAATCCGACGTCTGAACAGATTCAGGCTACGGTGTTGCTGGCGCTTGCCGGTGGCGGCCTGGGTCTGATCCTCGCACCACGGATTATTGTTGATCCCCTGCGCTCTCTATTCCGGCAGGCACGCACCATCCCTCTTTATGAAGTGATCCTGGTCGCACTGGGCGTCGTGTTCGGCAGTGTTGTCGGCGCATTACTTACGGTGCCGTTGACCACGCTGCCCGCACCGTATGGAAACCTGTTACCGACCATCGTCACTGCAATTCTGATCTACTTCAGCGCGTCACTCCTGTATTTACGAAAACGTGAATTTGTCGAACTCATCAATCGTTGGCAACAACAGCGAACGCCGGCGTCAACCATCACGGCAGTACCCGCTGAATTGCCTCCGTCATCACCACCTGAACGACGCTACCTTATCGATACCAGCGCGATTATCGATGGTCGGATCGCAGCCGTGGCGCGTACCGGTTTTCTTGAAGGAACGCTCCTCATACCTTCATTTGTCTTGACCGAATTGCAAATGCTGGCCGACTCGAACGATGATTTACGGCGCCAGAAAGGACGGCGTGGCCTTGATTTACTGAACCAGATGCAACAATCTTCGCTCCTACCCATCGAGATTGTTCACTATGATCTCCCCGACGCACTTCGTGTTGATGATAAATTGATCGAGCTAGCCCGTCAGCATCGCTGCCCTATCATTACGAACGATTACAATCTCCATCGCGTGGCTGGTTTGCAAGGGGTGACCGTGTTGAGCATCAATCAGTTGAGCGATGCTCTGCGCCCGCCAGTGGCGCAAGATCAACGATTGCAGATTCTGATCCGTAACGAAGGGAATGCCCGTCAGCAGGGGGTTGGGTTTCTTGATGATGGCACACCGGTCATTGTCGAGAATGCGCGTCATCTGATTGGGCAGACGATTGAGGTCGTGGTAACCCGAATTCATCAGACACAAACCGGTCGTCTGGTTTTTGCAGTTCCTGTTGAGGAAGAGTAA
- a CDS encoding GAF domain-containing protein, whose translation MKYTLSQWLYNQQIDLLQHWPNQCEAAPGSVAVQSHIDTKRFVLALIAAAEGNELPLRELFTDWITGEVEPDVPTMVRRLNYLHRALRTTLLHELPELTLVDALADLFEQTTTILIEIWSEHTNQLIQEREFIAASLDSASAAADQRALQLKALNDISQRLSATLNRDELLEIVTDSLYRLTEAHHVAVWLVDDQQRLKVVATRGSSDGPPIGYVLPDTNSVFQTAFQNGVFWPAPSADPTHDWLIAGCSVLIIPMTGGTGLIGAVTLQELQNPLDLRFMQDLAQSIASQAAIAFQNAELYHTIRTLNAELEQRVIERTRELEEEKNRLATLHAIAAQVNQTLDLDQILNNSLTMLARIVQAEHASILLTEEDNPSLLVTRAILGKKVTPDNTVRFAIGQGIAGWAAQHGQTVLVHDVAQDERWITIPGSSRKREGSMIAVPLFVQGEVIGVMTLSHPQTHFFSEGHVRLLNACAGAIAIGINNANLFRMISAEAERRYELLDRQQKETSQIAAILQSLLDGVIVCDLYGGVISINQAASRILHRPLEELLLWNLNDIIHRYLGNHAAELPLDDLLRRPLTVEGTARTFTTTAVIAGKTINFALSPVLKDDDELLGALLVLRDITREVEADRMKNEFIGTMSHELRTPMTAIKGFTQLLAMGGLGQLNDTQREFVNTIYNNTERMINLINDVLEITKIESGSIDLEWRALHLAEALSGVIAELQPQIVQRHHQLTISLPPGLPLIRADSMRLHQILFHILSNAVKYTPAGGSITIAAREVMNVDLPEPIRSTLSDNRRYLLLSISDTGVGIRPEDLPRIFDRFFRSDNPLKVEAGGTGLGLSIVKPLVELLGGRIWVESTVGVGSTFSIVLPVAGDHS comes from the coding sequence ATGAAGTACACACTCAGCCAATGGCTTTACAACCAACAGATCGATTTGCTACAGCACTGGCCAAATCAGTGTGAAGCTGCCCCCGGCTCGGTGGCGGTACAATCACACATAGATACAAAGCGCTTTGTGTTGGCTCTGATTGCTGCTGCGGAAGGTAATGAGCTGCCATTACGCGAGCTGTTTACCGATTGGATAACAGGCGAGGTCGAACCTGATGTACCGACAATGGTGCGGAGGCTCAACTATCTGCACCGTGCCTTACGCACGACATTGCTGCATGAATTGCCTGAGCTGACCCTCGTCGATGCCCTGGCCGATCTCTTTGAGCAAACCACAACGATTCTGATCGAAATCTGGTCGGAACATACCAATCAGCTCATCCAGGAACGCGAGTTTATTGCCGCCAGCCTCGATTCTGCTTCAGCAGCAGCCGATCAGCGTGCATTACAACTGAAGGCACTCAACGATATTTCACAGCGTCTTTCGGCGACTCTTAACCGTGATGAGCTTCTCGAAATCGTGACAGATAGCCTGTACCGCCTGACCGAAGCACACCATGTCGCCGTCTGGCTGGTTGACGACCAACAACGGCTCAAGGTCGTTGCCACCCGCGGTAGTAGTGATGGCCCACCTATCGGCTACGTCTTGCCTGATACAAACTCCGTTTTTCAGACCGCCTTTCAGAACGGCGTATTCTGGCCTGCCCCGTCTGCCGATCCTACGCACGACTGGTTGATTGCCGGGTGTAGTGTCTTGATCATCCCGATGACAGGTGGGACCGGCTTGATCGGTGCCGTCACCCTTCAGGAACTGCAAAACCCGCTCGATCTACGCTTTATGCAAGACCTGGCCCAGAGCATTGCTAGCCAGGCTGCCATTGCTTTCCAGAATGCAGAGTTGTATCACACGATTCGTACTCTCAATGCCGAACTTGAACAACGTGTGATTGAACGCACTCGTGAGCTGGAAGAAGAGAAGAATCGTTTGGCGACACTGCACGCAATCGCTGCTCAGGTCAATCAAACCCTTGACCTCGATCAGATTCTCAATAACTCACTGACGATGTTGGCTCGCATTGTGCAAGCCGAACATGCCTCGATTCTGCTCACCGAAGAAGATAATCCCAGCCTGCTGGTCACACGCGCTATTCTCGGCAAAAAAGTCACCCCCGATAACACGGTACGCTTTGCGATTGGTCAGGGCATTGCCGGTTGGGCAGCCCAGCATGGGCAAACCGTCTTGGTGCATGATGTAGCACAAGATGAGCGGTGGATCACCATTCCTGGCAGTAGCCGGAAGCGTGAGGGATCGATGATCGCCGTTCCGCTCTTTGTGCAGGGTGAAGTGATCGGCGTTATGACCCTCTCGCACCCACAGACCCATTTCTTTAGCGAAGGGCATGTGCGGTTGCTCAATGCCTGCGCTGGCGCAATTGCAATTGGCATTAATAACGCTAATCTGTTCCGTATGATCAGTGCTGAAGCCGAACGTCGCTACGAACTTCTTGATCGCCAGCAAAAAGAGACCAGTCAGATCGCCGCAATCTTACAAAGTTTACTCGATGGTGTGATCGTGTGCGACCTCTACGGTGGTGTGATCAGCATCAATCAGGCTGCTAGTCGCATCCTCCATCGACCATTGGAAGAGTTGCTGCTCTGGAATCTGAATGACATCATCCACCGTTACCTCGGCAACCATGCGGCTGAATTACCACTTGATGATCTCTTACGCCGACCGTTAACTGTTGAGGGTACGGCACGAACGTTTACAACGACTGCGGTTATTGCGGGTAAAACGATCAATTTTGCGCTCAGTCCGGTACTCAAAGACGATGACGAACTGCTCGGTGCGCTGTTGGTATTGCGCGATATTACCCGTGAAGTTGAAGCCGATCGCATGAAGAATGAGTTTATCGGCACTATGTCTCACGAGCTACGTACGCCAATGACAGCGATCAAGGGATTCACCCAGTTGCTGGCTATGGGAGGCCTCGGTCAGTTGAATGATACGCAGCGCGAATTTGTGAACACGATTTACAACAACACCGAGCGCATGATCAACCTAATCAACGACGTACTCGAAATTACCAAAATTGAGTCGGGGAGCATTGATCTCGAATGGCGTGCGCTGCATCTTGCTGAAGCGCTGAGCGGTGTTATTGCCGAACTACAACCTCAGATCGTACAGCGACACCATCAACTAACTATCTCGCTCCCGCCGGGCCTTCCTCTGATCCGGGCCGATTCAATGCGCTTGCACCAGATTTTGTTTCATATCCTCTCTAACGCAGTGAAGTATACACCGGCTGGTGGCTCGATCACTATTGCGGCCCGCGAAGTGATGAATGTCGATCTGCCCGAACCAATACGAAGTACGTTGAGTGATAACCGTCGTTATCTCCTGCTGAGCATCAGCGATACCGGCGTTGGCATCCGCCCTGAGGATCTGCCGCGTATCTTTGATCGCTTCTTCCGTAGCGATAACCCTCTCAAGGTAGAAGCCGGTGGTACAGGTCTCGGTCTGTCGATTGTCAAACCGCTGGTGGAATTGCTCGGTGGCCGGATATGGGTGGAGAGTACGGTGGGTGTCGGTAGCACCTTTTCGATCGTCCTCCCGGTGGCTGGCGATCACAGCTAG
- the murI gene encoding glutamate racemase yields the protein MIGIFDSGLGGLSVMRAIRERLPAADLLYLADSAYCPYGPRPIDEIRDRALACGRWLVDQGAHIVVIACNTATAAAVELLRCTLPVPVVGMEPGVKPAVAATRRGKVAVLATSGTIASERFRSLVQAYAADVEVYSLVCADLVEQVEAGELTSEHTRNLILKHLAAAPEADVLVLGCTHFPPLKPLIETCVEPDVVIIDTGPAVAAQTARIAQQINHPLESGNIRCVTTGDPEQITPALHRVWGAPLPLSGVQLEATDVIIK from the coding sequence ATGATTGGCATTTTTGACTCTGGACTAGGTGGACTGTCGGTGATGCGAGCCATCCGTGAGCGGCTCCCTGCCGCCGATCTGCTCTATCTCGCCGATAGTGCTTACTGCCCTTATGGGCCTCGTCCTATTGACGAAATCCGTGATCGGGCATTGGCTTGCGGACGCTGGTTGGTCGATCAAGGTGCGCACATTGTGGTGATAGCTTGTAATACCGCGACCGCAGCAGCAGTGGAACTTTTACGGTGCACATTACCGGTACCCGTCGTAGGTATGGAACCGGGTGTAAAACCGGCAGTAGCGGCAACTCGCCGAGGGAAAGTCGCCGTCCTAGCAACAAGTGGGACGATTGCCAGCGAGCGTTTTCGTAGTCTAGTTCAGGCCTACGCCGCAGATGTTGAGGTGTATTCGCTGGTATGTGCTGATCTGGTCGAACAGGTCGAAGCCGGTGAGTTAACGAGTGAACACACACGGAACCTAATCCTCAAGCATCTTGCTGCTGCACCCGAAGCTGATGTGCTCGTACTAGGCTGTACGCATTTCCCTCCGCTGAAACCACTTATTGAGACATGTGTCGAACCGGACGTCGTCATCATCGATACCGGACCGGCAGTAGCAGCGCAAACTGCCCGGATCGCGCAACAGATCAATCACCCCTTAGAGAGTGGCAATATTCGTTGTGTAACTACCGGCGATCCAGAACAGATTACGCCAGCGCTTCACCGGGTTTGGGGTGCGCCTCTACCACTGAGTGGAGTACAGCTCGAGGCAACAGATGTGATCATCAAATAG
- a CDS encoding winged helix-turn-helix domain-containing protein, with protein MELNRSSWAVLAINDLAAARDYLERCVFDLLLFNLDISPLLNCDILENFSMKRSGMFTVLYGKNFEVAFSQYDIVEYITPPLSSKNVRHVLQRIQQRSYRTPSNNFKRLSETSSLFSYTDRPPIMIDADRSCITIGSQVIKLSDGEAEILQHIARSPHQIASFQSLAQMLYLQDTGHDEARELVKGRVYRIRQKIEVNPDEPTLLCPVRGIGFTLCSSVTLLRLS; from the coding sequence ATGGAACTTAATCGATCTAGTTGGGCAGTGTTAGCAATCAATGATCTTGCTGCTGCTCGTGATTATTTGGAACGTTGTGTTTTTGATCTTTTATTATTTAATTTAGATATATCTCCATTGCTTAATTGTGATATTTTGGAGAATTTTTCTATGAAAAGATCGGGAATGTTTACAGTGTTGTACGGTAAAAACTTTGAAGTAGCGTTTAGTCAATATGATATTGTTGAATATATTACCCCACCCCTGTCATCCAAAAATGTACGACATGTGCTACAGCGGATACAACAACGATCATACCGTACCCCATCGAACAATTTTAAGCGTCTCTCTGAGACATCGTCATTGTTTTCATATACAGACCGGCCACCAATTATGATCGATGCCGATCGATCTTGTATCACCATTGGGAGCCAGGTTATTAAGCTCAGTGATGGTGAAGCAGAAATTTTGCAACACATCGCACGTTCGCCTCACCAGATAGCTTCGTTTCAATCTCTGGCTCAGATGCTGTATTTACAAGATACCGGTCACGATGAAGCTCGTGAATTGGTGAAGGGGCGGGTGTATCGCATACGGCAAAAGATTGAGGTGAATCCTGACGAACCAACCCTTCTCTGTCCGGTACGCGGGATTGGCTTCACACTGTGTTCATCGGTGACACTTTTGCGGCTTTCATAA
- the radA gene encoding DNA repair protein RadA, translating to MAKIRTIFVCQQCGAQQSRWMGKCPECGAWDSLVEQLVTPPRATGSGRASSTGQNQPIRLRDVPLTDFQRLPVYADEFARVLGGGLVPGSVVLIGGDPGVGKSTLLGQVAAHFAASVGPALYVSAEESAQQIRLRAERLGLHADDLFLLTETSLDLIIEHIRNLRPRLAIVDSIQTVYLPELTSAAGSVSQVREGALRLMQLAKETAIPIVLVGHVTKEGAIAGPRVLEHIVDVVLYLEGDRFHQFRLLRGVKNRFGSTNEVGVFEMTGDGLREVRNPSQVFLAERNTQSPGSTVAVTLEGTRPLLVEVQALTSHTGNAQPRRTTNGFDLNRLLMLTAVLAKRVGIPLFNQDLYVNIVGGLRISEPAADLAVALAIASSYRNQRIDPDIVCLGEVGLSGELRSVSQLERRLSEAAKLGFRRAIVPAHSTLEAPTGLRITPVRSLSEAVELLTRKTTPSSAQDIDEG from the coding sequence ATGGCAAAGATACGTACTATTTTCGTCTGCCAACAATGCGGCGCCCAGCAAAGTCGCTGGATGGGAAAGTGCCCTGAATGTGGCGCATGGGATAGTTTGGTAGAGCAGCTCGTCACTCCGCCTCGAGCTACCGGTAGCGGACGGGCATCTTCTACCGGACAGAATCAACCTATCCGGCTACGTGATGTGCCCTTGACCGATTTCCAACGTCTCCCGGTCTACGCCGATGAGTTCGCCCGTGTTCTTGGTGGTGGGCTAGTACCTGGCTCAGTGGTGCTGATAGGTGGTGATCCTGGCGTTGGCAAGTCAACTTTGCTCGGTCAGGTTGCCGCACACTTTGCGGCTAGTGTCGGGCCGGCGCTCTATGTGAGTGCAGAAGAATCGGCCCAACAGATCAGGCTGCGCGCCGAACGACTCGGCCTCCACGCCGATGATCTCTTTCTCCTGACCGAGACGTCACTTGATCTGATCATCGAGCACATCCGCAATTTACGGCCCCGGCTTGCAATTGTAGACTCGATCCAGACAGTGTATCTCCCTGAGTTAACCAGCGCTGCCGGGAGTGTTTCCCAGGTACGCGAAGGGGCTTTGCGTCTGATGCAACTGGCGAAGGAGACCGCTATTCCGATTGTCCTGGTTGGTCACGTGACCAAAGAGGGGGCAATTGCCGGTCCACGGGTGCTCGAACATATCGTTGATGTTGTGTTGTATCTTGAAGGGGATCGCTTCCACCAGTTTCGGCTCCTGCGTGGTGTAAAAAATCGCTTCGGTAGCACCAATGAAGTTGGCGTATTTGAAATGACCGGTGACGGCTTGCGCGAGGTTCGCAATCCTTCTCAAGTCTTTCTCGCCGAGCGCAATACCCAAAGTCCCGGTTCGACAGTTGCAGTAACCCTGGAAGGAACCCGTCCGTTACTGGTTGAGGTGCAGGCACTGACATCACATACCGGGAATGCTCAACCACGACGGACGACCAATGGCTTTGATCTCAATCGCCTGCTAATGCTTACCGCCGTCCTCGCGAAACGGGTCGGTATTCCGCTCTTTAATCAGGATTTGTATGTCAATATTGTTGGCGGTCTGAGGATCAGCGAACCGGCAGCCGATCTTGCGGTAGCGCTGGCCATCGCTTCATCGTACCGCAATCAGCGCATTGACCCTGACATCGTCTGTCTCGGCGAGGTAGGGCTGTCGGGTGAATTACGTAGTGTCAGTCAGCTTGAACGTCGGCTGAGTGAAGCGGCAAAGCTAGGCTTTCGACGTGCAATTGTGCCAGCACACTCTACGCTCGAAGCACCAACCGGTCTGCGCATCACACCGGTACGGTCTCTATCTGAAGCCGTTGAACTCCTCACCCGCAAAACGACACCTTCCTCTGCACAGGACATTGATGAAGGGTGA
- a CDS encoding anti-sigma regulatory factor: MESMTFRIQREADVYVALSSGRRLATELQFSETDRTRVEICILELAHNLIRHAGGGEIVLTRLQRDNTTVGIAVEARDNGPGIPDIELALRDGYSTTHSLGAGLPGVRRLMDEFEIRSTPGVGTIVRAVKWRSLRP, from the coding sequence ATGGAATCGATGACGTTTCGCATCCAGCGTGAAGCAGACGTCTACGTTGCGCTTAGCAGCGGTCGCCGACTGGCCACAGAACTACAATTCAGTGAGACCGACCGCACGCGCGTTGAAATCTGCATTCTCGAGCTGGCTCACAACTTAATCCGGCATGCTGGCGGCGGCGAGATCGTGCTTACCCGTCTTCAGCGTGACAACACGACCGTGGGAATAGCGGTTGAGGCACGCGATAATGGGCCGGGCATCCCTGATATTGAACTGGCGCTCCGCGATGGTTATAGCACAACTCATTCGCTGGGAGCCGGTTTACCCGGTGTGCGCCGGCTTATGGATGAGTTTGAGATTCGTTCAACCCCAGGGGTTGGGACGATAGTTCGTGCAGTAAAGTGGCGATCGTTGCGTCCGTGA
- a CDS encoding 8-oxo-dGTP diphosphatase, producing MPYTPILATLGYVLSSDRQSVLMVHRNARAGDQHLGKYNGLGGKLERYEEVVAGIQRELYEEAGITALEMTLRGTISWPGFGKNGEDWFAFIFLITSFAGEPPPRNEEGTLEWVPLQRVMDLPLWPGDRLFLPLVFDNDPRPFHGVMPYANGQPVDWRYSRIGAV from the coding sequence ATGCCCTACACACCAATTCTGGCTACGCTTGGCTACGTTTTATCTTCTGATCGACAATCAGTGTTGATGGTTCATCGGAATGCACGTGCTGGCGATCAACATCTAGGGAAATATAATGGATTAGGTGGTAAACTCGAACGGTATGAAGAGGTTGTAGCTGGTATTCAACGTGAGCTATATGAAGAAGCGGGCATTACGGCGCTCGAAATGACATTACGTGGGACGATCAGTTGGCCGGGTTTTGGCAAAAATGGTGAAGATTGGTTCGCTTTTATCTTTTTGATCACCAGTTTTGCCGGTGAACCTCCGCCCCGGAATGAGGAAGGTACACTCGAATGGGTGCCACTTCAGCGCGTAATGGATTTACCACTCTGGCCCGGTGATCGGCTGTTTTTGCCGCTCGTCTTTGATAATGACCCTCGTCCGTTTCACGGTGTGATGCCTTACGCCAATGGTCAACCAGTAGATTGGCGGTACAGCCGGATCGGTGCTGTCTGA